One Methanosarcinales archaeon DNA segment encodes these proteins:
- a CDS encoding mechanosensitive ion channel, with translation MAAQNALGNIISGISLAIFQPFRVGDSVTIHKEYGMVTDLGLRHTVITTWDNRRLLIPNSIISDEAIINWSIEDPTIIWPVNIGEMK, from the coding sequence CTGGCCGCTCAAAATGCATTGGGCAATATCATCTCAGGTATATCACTGGCAATTTTCCAGCCGTTCAGGGTAGGTGATTCTGTTACGATCCATAAAGAATATGGAATGGTCACAGATCTTGGACTGCGCCATACTGTGATAACTACCTGGGATAACCGGAGGCTGTTGATCCCGAATTCAATTATCAGTGATGAGGCTATTATCAATTGGTCCATTGAAGACCCAACCATCATTTGGCCGGTTAATATCGGGGAAATGAAATGA
- the mutL gene encoding DNA mismatch repair endonuclease MutL encodes MNKINILDEATINKIAAGEVIERPASVIKELIENSIDAGATEIKIEIKGNGIDSIKVVDNGHGMSRDDASIAFLKHATSKISNIHDIETVRTMGFRGEALSSITAVAKVEIVTKQDSDLAGTRIAIHGGEVKNIGDTGAANGTSMLVEDLFYNTPARKKFLKTGRTELAHIVDVVTRNALGHNQISFNLSHDGRELFRSPASGTLFDTIVHIYGPELARDLMPVDFRTDLAVITGYITKPGITRSDKDRQIFFINDRPVSSNAISNALKLAFYTMLPKGRYPAAVLKISLDPEEVDVNVHPTKKYVRVSHELAIIEAIADAVRNSLNSRELIPKKEPNITQTAFYGEVKEVPLPIQEMRSVFKVPPVDTSRRLKRTERFFTETALNKESLPDIQILGQVDDVYILAKSRDELVIIDQHAAHERILYEQVLESDKRGSQELIAPVNLELDSKERVLIKDYIPYLEDFGFSISEFGPDSFAVTSVPNILGKLEERTVVHDIISDVLAEGRIKDETGIFEHVSKSTACRGAIKAGATLSKEQMEDLVEQLYNSKNPFTCPHGRPTIVAFNRDDLDKLFKRI; translated from the coding sequence ATGAATAAGATCAATATCCTGGATGAAGCTACTATCAATAAGATCGCTGCTGGAGAGGTGATCGAGCGCCCCGCTTCTGTAATTAAGGAACTTATTGAGAATTCCATAGATGCAGGAGCCACTGAGATCAAAATTGAGATCAAAGGGAATGGGATTGATTCAATAAAGGTCGTAGATAACGGTCACGGCATGAGCAGGGACGATGCCTCAATTGCTTTTCTAAAACACGCCACCAGCAAGATCAGTAATATCCATGATATCGAGACCGTACGAACAATGGGGTTCAGGGGTGAGGCCCTTTCATCGATCACAGCTGTGGCAAAAGTAGAGATAGTTACCAAACAGGACAGCGATCTGGCAGGGACCCGAATAGCAATCCATGGTGGTGAGGTCAAGAATATTGGTGATACAGGGGCAGCCAATGGAACATCAATGCTGGTCGAGGACCTGTTCTACAACACACCAGCACGCAAGAAATTCTTAAAGACCGGAAGGACAGAACTGGCACATATCGTGGATGTGGTAACCAGAAATGCGCTGGGTCATAACCAGATATCATTTAATCTTTCACATGATGGCAGAGAGCTGTTCCGCTCGCCCGCATCTGGTACACTGTTTGATACCATTGTCCATATTTACGGGCCTGAACTTGCCAGGGATCTGATGCCTGTTGATTTTCGGACAGATCTTGCTGTCATTACCGGATATATTACTAAGCCCGGGATCACCAGGAGTGATAAGGACAGGCAGATATTTTTCATAAATGATAGGCCTGTAAGTTCAAATGCTATCAGTAACGCTCTCAAGCTGGCGTTTTATACCATGCTGCCAAAAGGAAGGTATCCGGCAGCTGTACTGAAAATATCTCTTGATCCTGAAGAAGTGGATGTGAATGTACATCCCACTAAAAAATATGTGAGGGTCAGTCATGAACTTGCCATCATTGAAGCTATCGCAGATGCGGTTAGGAATAGCTTGAATAGCCGGGAACTGATCCCAAAAAAGGAACCGAATATCACGCAGACGGCCTTTTATGGTGAAGTGAAGGAAGTTCCCCTCCCAATACAGGAGATGCGATCTGTTTTCAAGGTGCCACCTGTTGATACCAGCAGGAGGCTCAAACGCACTGAAAGGTTCTTCACTGAAACAGCACTGAATAAAGAATCCCTTCCTGATATTCAGATACTCGGGCAGGTGGATGATGTATATATCCTTGCGAAATCACGGGATGAACTAGTGATTATTGACCAGCACGCAGCTCATGAGCGAATATTATATGAACAGGTATTGGAATCAGACAAAAGAGGTTCCCAGGAACTTATCGCTCCCGTGAACCTTGAACTGGATTCAAAAGAGAGAGTGCTGATAAAGGATTATATTCCCTACCTGGAAGATTTTGGCTTTTCTATTTCTGAGTTCGGGCCTGATTCATTTGCAGTAACCTCGGTTCCAAATATCCTTGGTAAGCTGGAGGAAAGGACAGTGGTGCATGATATCATCTCTGACGTACTTGCAGAAGGGAGAATAAAGGATGAGACTGGAATATTTGAACATGTCAGTAAAAGCACAGCCTGTCGCGGTGCCATTAAGGCTGGTGCAACCCTTTCAAAGGAGCAGATGGAAGATCTGGTGGAACAACTATACAATAGCAAAAATCCATTCACATGCCCTCACGGTAGACCTACTATTGTTGCATTTAATCGGGATGATCTGGATAAATTGTTCAAGAGGATATAA